TTACCGTTACCATTCCTTTGACGTCGTAAACGAACAACAAGATCAATAAGATGCATATGATTGCAATTCCGCCCCAATAAGGGATGGAAAAGACCTGTAACGCCGCTCCGCCACCTGCTAGCATCACGACTGTCGTGGTAAATAAGTAAACGACCATTACTATATTGTATAAATACGATGCCCTCACTCCGACAAGTTTTCTTAGGACGGGGGAGAAATGTTCAGACTGCTCTTTGCTGCTGATTTGCAGGATCACATAACACGAAATGATAAAGAACAAGGTGAATAATAGAATGGCTAGTCCGCTTTCCGAACCGAAAAACTGCCATAGTTCCCGTCCGGATGCATACCCTGCGCCAATCACTGTTCCCAATATTAAAAACATCCAGCGAAACCCGCTTTTCCACATACATGCAACCCCCTAAAATATCCAAAAATAAAAAAGTGGACGTATAGTTTCCCATCAATAGTCGTATACTGTTACTACTATTAAGAAGGAGTGGAACCTATGAATCTTAAATCTAATTTTTTTGAGAAGAAGGGAGGCAATATTCGTATTGCTCATGATGAAGTAAATGCATACAAGGAACTTGCACTTACTTTACAATCCAACCTTCCTACAAGCCTTGTGTACCGCCCCATCGTGATTGTATGCATCGGCACTGACCGGTCAACTGGAGATTCCCTGGGACCACTAGTCGGCACAAAGCTTCACGATATAAAGCTTGATCATGTTCATGTATATGGCACATTAGATGATCCTATACATGCTGTTAATCTAGAAGAGAAGCTCGCATATATCCAGGCAAAGCACCTTACTCCTTTTATTATTGGAATTGATGCCTGTCTTGGAAGATTGAAAAGTGTAGGTCAAATTACTATAGGCGAAGGACCTGTGATGCCTGGAGCTGGAGTAAAGAAGGATTTGCCGCCAGTAGGGGATATGCATATTACAGGAATTGTCAATGTTAGTGGTTTTATGGAGTTCTTCGTTTTACAGAATACGAGATTAAGTCTTGTCATGAAAATGGCAACCGTGGTAGCGCAATCCATTCAAGAATTGGATCGAGCCATTGAACGGAAGAATTTCCTTGCATCTGCTGCCAGGGACACTGAACCACCATTCATTCAAACGCAAGAATAGAAAAAAGGCCGACCATAGAGAGTCGACCTTTCAAGGGAAGATAAATTCACATAATAAAAAAGTATTGAACAAGTACAAGAGCGGCTGCTACTAATATTCCCGGAAGCAAATTGGCCACTCGAATGGCGGTTACACCTATGATATTCATTCCAATCGCCATAATCATGACCCCTCCAGTAGCGGTGATCTCAAAAATGAGCAACTCCAGTAAATCTGATGGGACAAACCGGTCAATTTGAGTAGCAAATAAAGCGATACTTCCTTGATATATCATGACAGGGATGGCAGAAAACAAAACCCCGATCCCTAAAGTCGTGGTCAGAACAATACTTGTGAAGCCATCAATGATAGATTTTGTATACAGGACCTGATGATCGCCCCTTAGGCCGCTATCCAAAGAACCGACAACCGACATTGCTCCGATAACAAAGATGAGCGTTGCCGTTACAAATCCCTTTGATACGGAGCCCTGCTGTTTTGACCCCATCTTACTTTCCAGCCAATTGCCGACATTGTTCAGTTTGCGGTCAAGATTGATCCACTCACCTAGCACCGCACCTACTACCAGACTGATGATGACAATCAGAAATTCATTACTTTTAAAACCCATCTGTGCCCCAAGTAAAAATACAGCAAGGCCTATGATTTTCATGACCGTTTCTTTCGTATTTTCTGGAATACGGGTGAAGATTTTTCCTATAAATGTACCAAGCACAATACATATACCATTCACAATGGTTCCTAATAAAACCACTCTAAAGCCCCATTTCTATTAAAGTAACGCCTATCCAAAAAAGCAAACCACCATGAAGTGATCTGCTTTTTATTTTTCTGTTTGAGCTAATAATTCTAATAATCTGTTCAGGTCATCATCAGAGAAGAATTCAATCTCTATTTTACCCTTATTTTTCGTACGCTTAATAAAAACAGAAGTACCAAAACGCTCCCTTAATACAGATTCGTGGTCCTTAAGGAAAATATCCTTTTCCTCAGGGTCTTTTTTCGTTTCACGTGGAACACTTTCATTCAACTGCTGAATCAACTGTTCTAACTGACGCACATTTAAGTGTTCTTGCAACACTTTGTCAATGACCGCTTTTAATTTCTCTTTCCTTTTAAGCCCTAATAATGCACGGCCGTGTCCCATGGAAAGTTTTCCATCATTCATCAGCTCTTGTACAGATTTTGGAAGGGATAATAAACGAATATGATTCGCAATATGTGGTCTGCTTTTTCCAAGCCTGCTTGCTAACTGTTCCTGTGTCAGTTCTAGTTTCACCATTAAGGATTGATAGGCAGCGGCTTCTTCAATCGGTGTAAGATCCTCACGCTGTAAATTTTCCAAAAGAGCAAGTTCCATCATTTGCTGTTCCGTCAATGAGCGGATTACTACAGGAACTTTAGACAGTTTCGCCTCTTTTGCAGCCCGAAAACGGCGTTCCCCAACAACAATTTCGTATCCTTTAATACTTTTGCGAACAATAATCGGTTGAAGGATTCCGTGTTGTAAAATCGATTCTTTCAATTCTTGTATAGCTTCTGGCTCAAAGTATTTACGAGGCTGGTAGGGGTTTGGTCGCACTTCCTTGATACTGATTTCTTGAACGGCTTCTTCCTTGGAAGCTTCAATAGAAGGAAACAGCGCATTTATGCCTTTACCTAATCCTTTACCCATGTGTCACCACTTCCTTTGCTAATTCTAAGTAAACTTCCGCTCCACGTGACTTTGGATCATAAATAATGATGGGTTCTCCATGGCTTGGCGCTTCACTTAAACGAACATTACGAGGAATAATGGTTCGATACACTTTATCTTGGAAATACTTTTTCACTTCTTCAATTACTTGAATACCCAAATTTGTTCTGGCATCTAGCATCGTAAGCAAGACACCATCAATCATAAGTTCTTTATTTAAATGTTTTTGTACGAGTCTTACCGTATTTAATAGCTGACTTAATCCTTCGAGTGCATAATATTCGCATTGTACCGGTATCACAACTGCATCAGAAGCTGTTAAAGCGTTGATAGTCAATAAGCCCAAAGATGGGGGACAATCGATGATTATGTAGTCAAAAAGATGCTTCACATCATCTAATGCTCTTTTTAAACGCACTTCTCTTGAAATAGTAGGAACTAGTTCAATTTCTGCACCTGCGAGTTGTATGGTTGCTGGGATGATGGAAAGGTTCTCTACCTTTGTTGGGAGGATCGCCTTCTTTGCTTCCACATCTTCTACTAAAATATCATAAATACACTGATGGACTTCTGCTTTTTCGATTCCCACTCCACTTGTGGCGTTTCCTTGTGGGTCCACATCTACTAAAAGCACTCTTTTACCAATGTAGGCTAAACAAGCACCTAAGTTAACGGATGTAGTCGTTTTTCCAACTCCACCTTTTTGGTTAGCAATAGCAATAATTCTGCCCATGCCGTCACCTGCCTTCAGAAAAGAACATACTTTTTATTCGTTGGTTCGGGTTATGACGCTGTTGATTTCCGCACTGGGCTTCGCTTTCCTAGGGGCGGTGCTTGAGCCTCCTCACTTCGTTGCGGGGTCTCAAGCTACCGCTATCTCCCTCAGGAGTCTTCGCCCTGTGCTCCAATCAACAGCTAGAAACTTCTCTATTGTTGAAGATTCGATTTAACGTTATTTAAGTTTCTCATTTATTTTATCATGAATTGACTGAAATTTAACTTGTTTTTGAGAATAATTATTGGGAAGGGGGTGGTGGGGAAATTGTCGAAGAATGTTTCTCGGGAAATAATCCATCATGGCTCAATAAATATTTGGTTAGCCACCGCTGTTACTTTCCGCAAATGGCTGCGCTTTCCGCGGGGCGACCTTGAGCCTCCTCGCATCCGCTGCGGGGTCTCAACATTGCCGCTACTCCCCCGCAGGACAAGGAAGGCTTCGAAAGCGATACTTCGCACGAAGAAAATGGTTAGCATTTCCGAGGAGTCTTCGCCATTTGCTCCAATCCACAGCTAGAGAATAACAAAAACAAAATGTTAGTGCTTTTTCAGTTAATTCAGTTTGATGACTTTTACAACCATTTAATTAATAAAGTCATCTTGTTGGTTGAAGTGTAAGGCGCGCAGACGACCGCAGGCAAGCGAAGCGCCTGAAACGGAAATCAACATTTTTTTTTATTACCTTATCTTTATAAAAAAAGATGGCTTCGCTTATTACTTATCTAGGCGTAGCTACTAGTAAAATTACTAGATTGCTAGGTTTGTGATAAATAACGGCGAGGGCCATCCCTATAGTGGTATTATTTTTTCGGTATGCGGATCGTGAATTGGTAATATTCTTCGGTTTCTTCTTCTTGGGAGTCGAGCTTGATGCCGCTGTCGTTTACCATTGTAAGTGATTGACGGATCGTGTTCATCGCAATACGCATATCTTTACTGAAGGCTTTTCGCTTAGCCTTTGGTTTTGGATTGGCAGCTTCAAGCATTTTTACTACACGTTCCTCTGTTTGCTTGACATTCAATTGTTTTTCAAGAATTTCAGCAAGAACAGCCACTTGTTTTTCCGGTAGCTTTAACGGAATTAGGGCACGTGCATGACGCTCTGTAATTTTTTTCTGTAGAAGGGCATCTTGAATATCAGAAGGCAACTTTAAAAGACGAAGTTTGTTTGCCACAGTGGATTGCCCTTTTCCTAAGCGCTGAGCCAGAGCTTCTTGTGTCAAACTATGCAATTCCAACAGCTTGGAATATGCGATTGCTTCTTCAATTGCCGATAACTCTTCACGTTGAAGATTCTCAATAAGGGCAACAGAGGCTGTTTCTGCATCGTTAAATTCTTTTACAATGGCAGGAATGGTTTCCCAACCCAGCTTCTGAACCGCTCTCCAACGGCGTTCTCCAGCAATAATCTCATATTTGTCCTCATCAAATTGACGGACAACGATAGGCTGGATAATTCCATGCGTCCGGATAGTCAGAGATAACTCTTCAATTCTTTCATCTACAAAAACAGTACGTGGTTGGTATCTATTCGGAACAATGTCCTTTACAGCTACCTGCATAATTTTTTCATGATCAGTCTTTTCTACTATTTCCTGTTCTTCTTTTTCGCCGATTCCAAAAAAACGAGAGAACGGAGACTTCATAGTTCCACCACCTTATGGATAGAATCCCTATTAACGTAATTCGCTTTTCACGTTAATAAGTCCTGTTTTTCCGATCAAAATGTTTCACATGAAACGAGGTATTGTAAGCAAGGTTAAATTTTATTCCAACGGTTGTTTATTCGGTGTACCTGGTTTACGAGGGTACTTCTTCGGTGTAGATTTAATCTTATTGATGATCAGGATATTTCTTTCGCTTTCCTCTAATGGCAAGGAAAAAGAATGCACCTTTTCTAACTTCCCACCTAATATTTGCAGGGCTTTTTTCCCTTTTTCCAGCTCCTCGCTTGCAGCAGCAGCTTTCATCGGTACAAACATACCGCCTTCTTTAACAAGTGGCAGGCACAGTTCGCTTAATACTGATAAACGGGCAACTGCTCTAGCAGTGACAAGGTCAAATTTCTCACGATAGTCCGCATTTTTCCCGAAGGTTTCCGCTCTGTCATGAACGAAATGGACATTTTTTAAACCTAGCTCATTCGCAAGATTTTGTAAAAATGTAATTCGCTTATTCAAAGAGTCCACAATCGTGACCTTTAAATTTGGAAAACATATTTTCAGAGGAATGCTTGGAAAACCTGCACCGGCTCCTACATCACATAGAGATAATTCTTGATTCAAATCCACATAGAACGATGCGGTAATGGAATCATAGAAATGTTTAAGATAAACCTCTTCCTCATCCGTGATGGCAGTTAGATTCATCTTTTCATTCCATTCCACCAGCAGCTTGTAATATGTATCAAATTGAGAAAGCTGTTGAGAAGAAAGGGAAATCCCTTTCTCCTCCAACAGAGAAATAAATTGTTCTTTGTTCATGTGTTCGTATCCTTTCTATCGTTGGATTTACTCGTTGGATACTTTGGCGATACGACCTTGTTCCAAATAGACAAGCAAAATGGATACGTCCGCTGGGTTTACCCCTGATATTCTGGAAGCCTGGGCAACGGATAAAGGACGTACTTCTTTTAACTTCTGCCTTGCTTCGTTCGCAAGTCCGTGAATGTCATCGTAATCGATGTTTTCTGGTATTTTCTTATTCTCCATCTTCTTCAAGCGATCAACTTGTTGAAGGGATTTTTGAATATACCCTTCATATTTCACCTGAATTTCCACCTGTTCTGCTACATCAGGAGAAATCTCCTTGTCAGCAGGCACCATCTGATGAATATGATCATAGGTCATTTCAGGACGCTTCAGAAGGTCGGCTGCCCTGATGCCATCTTTCAGCTCGCTTCCGCCAGCTTCTCTAATGATGGTCTGAACCTGTTCATTCGGTTTAATGATGATAGATTGCAGGCGTTCTTTTTCTGCTTCAATTTCTTGTTTCTTCGCTTCAAACTTTGCAAATCGTTCCGGGGAAATAAGCCCGATTTTATGCCCGATTTCCGTTAAACGCAAGTCTGCATTGTCATGGCGCAAGAGCAAGCGATATTCTGCACGGGAAGTAAGCAACCTGTAAGGTTCATTTGTTCCTTTCGTTACCAGGTCATCAATCAGTACCCCTATATATGCATCAGAGCGGCTTAAGATAAGATCTTCCTCGCCAAGGGCACGTCTTCCGGCATTGATACCTGCCATGATTCCTTGCCCGGCCGCTTCCTCATACCCCGAGGTCCCGTTAATTTGCCCTGCTGTATAAAGGTTTTGAATTTTTTTCGTTTCAAGTGTCGGCCATAATTGCGTTGGGACGATGGCATCATATTCAATGGCATACCCCGCTCGCATCATGCGGACATTTTCAAGGCCAGGAATAGTGGAAAGGATCTTACGTTGCACATCTTCCGGAAGGCTTGTGGAAAGTCCCTGCACATATACTTCTTGCGTATTTCTTCCTTCTGGCTCTAAGAAAATTTGGTGTCTAGGCTTGTCGTTGAACCGCACCACTTTATCCTCAATAGACGGGCAATACCTAGGCCCGGTCCCCTTGATCATTCCAGAGTACATTGGGGAACGGTGAAGGTTGTCATCAATAAGTTGGTGTGTTTCGGCACTTGTATAAGTTAACCAGCAAGGTAGCTGATCTGTAATGTATTCGGTTGTTTCATAGGAAAACGCCCGCGGTACATCATCGCCTGGTTGTATTTCCGTTTTACTGTAGTCGATGGATGCACTATTAACACGTGGAGGGGTTCCTGTTTTAAAACGTACCAAGTCAAACCCTAGCTCCTCTAAATGCTCGGAAAGCGTGATAGAAGGCTGTTGGTTATTAGGACCGCTTAAATACTGAAGTTCTCCTAGTATAATTTTTCCGCGAAGGAATGTCCCTGTCGTGATCACGACCGTCTTGGATTCATAAATGGCACCTGTTTGTGTGATAACACCCTTACAAACGCCGTCCTCGACGATTAACTTTTCGACCATTCCTTGAAGCAATGTGATATTTTCTTCGTTTTCGATGGTTTTCTTCATTTCATGCTGATAAAGGAACTTATCGGCCTGTGCACGCAATGCACGTACCGCAGGGCCTTTACCCGTATTCAACATACGCATTTGAATATGTGTTTTATCAATATTTCTTCCCATTTCTCCACCAAGCGCATCAATTTCACGCACAACGATTCCTTTGGCAGGACCGCCTACAGATGGATTACACGGCATAAAAGCAACCATATCCAGGTTGATGGTCACCATTAACGTTTTCGCTCCCTGACGAGCTGCTGCCAGTCCTGCTTCTACCCCTGCATGACCAGCACCAATTACAATTACATCATAGGAACCTGCATGATATTCCATGTTTGTTCCCTCCTATTCTATTTACCTAAGCAAAATTGTGAGAACAGCTGATCAATTAGGCTTTCATGTACCGCATCGCCGATAATTTCACCAAGTATTTCCCACGTTCTGGTTAAATCTATTTGTACTATATCTATTGGCACGCCGCTTTCCATTCCTACTATCGCATCTTCAAGTGCTTGTTGGGCTTGAGTGATCAAACCGATATGACGGGAGTTTGAGACATATGTCATATCGCCTGCCTCTAGGTCCCCTTGGAAGAACATTGAAGAAATGGCCTCTTCTAATTCGTCAATTCCTTGTTCCTCTTTTAAAGAGGTGGAAATGACAGTGTGATGGTTGGCAAGCTCTTTCACTTGCCCTATATCAATTTTCGTCGGCA
This window of the Sutcliffiella horikoshii genome carries:
- the rsmG gene encoding 16S rRNA (guanine(527)-N(7))-methyltransferase RsmG, which codes for MNKEQFISLLEEKGISLSSQQLSQFDTYYKLLVEWNEKMNLTAITDEEEVYLKHFYDSITASFYVDLNQELSLCDVGAGAGFPSIPLKICFPNLKVTIVDSLNKRITFLQNLANELGLKNVHFVHDRAETFGKNADYREKFDLVTARAVARLSVLSELCLPLVKEGGMFVPMKAAAASEELEKGKKALQILGGKLEKVHSFSLPLEESERNILIINKIKSTPKKYPRKPGTPNKQPLE
- a CDS encoding ParB/RepB/Spo0J family partition protein translates to MGKGLGKGINALFPSIEASKEEAVQEISIKEVRPNPYQPRKYFEPEAIQELKESILQHGILQPIIVRKSIKGYEIVVGERRFRAAKEAKLSKVPVVIRSLTEQQMMELALLENLQREDLTPIEEAAAYQSLMVKLELTQEQLASRLGKSRPHIANHIRLLSLPKSVQELMNDGKLSMGHGRALLGLKRKEKLKAVIDKVLQEHLNVRQLEQLIQQLNESVPRETKKDPEEKDIFLKDHESVLRERFGTSVFIKRTKNKGKIEIEFFSDDDLNRLLELLAQTEK
- the yyaC gene encoding spore protease YyaC, which translates into the protein MNLKSNFFEKKGGNIRIAHDEVNAYKELALTLQSNLPTSLVYRPIVIVCIGTDRSTGDSLGPLVGTKLHDIKLDHVHVYGTLDDPIHAVNLEEKLAYIQAKHLTPFIIGIDACLGRLKSVGQITIGEGPVMPGAGVKKDLPPVGDMHITGIVNVSGFMEFFVLQNTRLSLVMKMATVVAQSIQELDRAIERKNFLASAARDTEPPFIQTQE
- a CDS encoding ParA family protein translates to MGRIIAIANQKGGVGKTTTSVNLGACLAYIGKRVLLVDVDPQGNATSGVGIEKAEVHQCIYDILVEDVEAKKAILPTKVENLSIIPATIQLAGAEIELVPTISREVRLKRALDDVKHLFDYIIIDCPPSLGLLTINALTASDAVVIPVQCEYYALEGLSQLLNTVRLVQKHLNKELMIDGVLLTMLDARTNLGIQVIEEVKKYFQDKVYRTIIPRNVRLSEAPSHGEPIIIYDPKSRGAEVYLELAKEVVTHG
- a CDS encoding DUF554 domain-containing protein; the encoded protein is MVLLGTIVNGICIVLGTFIGKIFTRIPENTKETVMKIIGLAVFLLGAQMGFKSNEFLIVIISLVVGAVLGEWINLDRKLNNVGNWLESKMGSKQQGSVSKGFVTATLIFVIGAMSVVGSLDSGLRGDHQVLYTKSIIDGFTSIVLTTTLGIGVLFSAIPVMIYQGSIALFATQIDRFVPSDLLELLIFEITATGGVMIMAIGMNIIGVTAIRVANLLPGILVAAALVLVQYFFIM
- the mnmG gene encoding tRNA uridine-5-carboxymethylaminomethyl(34) synthesis enzyme MnmG, with the translated sequence MEYHAGSYDVIVIGAGHAGVEAGLAAARQGAKTLMVTINLDMVAFMPCNPSVGGPAKGIVVREIDALGGEMGRNIDKTHIQMRMLNTGKGPAVRALRAQADKFLYQHEMKKTIENEENITLLQGMVEKLIVEDGVCKGVITQTGAIYESKTVVITTGTFLRGKIILGELQYLSGPNNQQPSITLSEHLEELGFDLVRFKTGTPPRVNSASIDYSKTEIQPGDDVPRAFSYETTEYITDQLPCWLTYTSAETHQLIDDNLHRSPMYSGMIKGTGPRYCPSIEDKVVRFNDKPRHQIFLEPEGRNTQEVYVQGLSTSLPEDVQRKILSTIPGLENVRMMRAGYAIEYDAIVPTQLWPTLETKKIQNLYTAGQINGTSGYEEAAGQGIMAGINAGRRALGEEDLILSRSDAYIGVLIDDLVTKGTNEPYRLLTSRAEYRLLLRHDNADLRLTEIGHKIGLISPERFAKFEAKKQEIEAEKERLQSIIIKPNEQVQTIIREAGGSELKDGIRAADLLKRPEMTYDHIHQMVPADKEISPDVAEQVEIQVKYEGYIQKSLQQVDRLKKMENKKIPENIDYDDIHGLANEARQKLKEVRPLSVAQASRISGVNPADVSILLVYLEQGRIAKVSNE
- the noc gene encoding nucleoid occlusion protein, with amino-acid sequence MKSPFSRFFGIGEKEEQEIVEKTDHEKIMQVAVKDIVPNRYQPRTVFVDERIEELSLTIRTHGIIQPIVVRQFDEDKYEIIAGERRWRAVQKLGWETIPAIVKEFNDAETASVALIENLQREELSAIEEAIAYSKLLELHSLTQEALAQRLGKGQSTVANKLRLLKLPSDIQDALLQKKITERHARALIPLKLPEKQVAVLAEILEKQLNVKQTEERVVKMLEAANPKPKAKRKAFSKDMRIAMNTIRQSLTMVNDSGIKLDSQEEETEEYYQFTIRIPKK